In Candidatus Devosia phytovorans, the DNA window GAGGCGCGATCGACCCCAAGGTCGCCTTCAGCATGGGCGTTCCCGGCGCACCGGACGGCACCGGCAAACTGGTTGGACCCGGGGGTCACTATAAGGGGTAGACTTACGGTATTCGAACGGACAGGGCTTAGCGTCCGATCTGGCGTCACTGGATGACGGCCGGCAGGGGGTGGTTTCCTGACGGTCCGCTTTTGTTATTGAAACGAAAGCCGACATCTACCTCGCAGATTTAGGTGCTCCGGTCGATGAGACTTTCAGAAGATACCCAGTCGGCTAGGCGATAGCCGTAACCTCGGCGACTGAACGCACACCGAACTGAAAACGGTGATTTTATAGTTACACTATTCTGATTTTAGTGGAGGTCCTGCATGAGATTGAGCGGGTAGCAGGACCTTGGACAGCTCCGTGCCGACCCGCCGGTTGGGTCGGCATGTTCGTGGGGCGCAGCCGAAGTGAGAGCGAAACGCTGTCGAAAGATGGGCAGGCCGATAACCGACCTCTGCTTCAATTTCGGCAATTGGCTTGTTCCCAAGGAGCAATAAGTCCAGCGCTCGTTCCAATCTGTAGCGCTTTAGATAGGCGAATGGTGAGAGGCCAAATACAGCCCTGAACTGCTCGGTCAGCCTTCTAACATTGGTGCCGACATACCGTGCCAAAACCAACATCGGGGGCGGGGCTCGCATATCAACCAGTAACTTGTTGCGTGCGAGGTAAACCCGATTGCGCTCTGCGGCCGAGAGTTGTGCCGGCTGACGGCCCAGTTCGGGCAACGATACGCTTACTCGGTTGATCACTGCTACAGCAGTATCGCCGCCGGTTGTCGGCAAGCCGTGCAACGCCTGCTCCATCGGCATCGCAAACAGCAACGTCCCAGGGTTTGTAACATCTTGTCGCATGGGCTGCTTCCACAGCCCTCAGAATTTGTTAGAAACTTTGGCGGTCAGGCTTCGCCCCGAGCCGTAGAAACACCCGGTTGTGGCATCATAGCAGGCGGCAACGTGTCGATTGTCGAAAAGATTATGCGCGTTGAGCTGTAGATTGAGCCCCTCAAGGTTGGGATTGGTGTCGCCAAAATCATAATTCAAGGATGCATCAACCAGCGCGTAACTGCCTGTCTCAAACTGATCGTCCATCGTGCCGCCGAGCGTACCGCCGCTGTAACGCACGCCAACTCCCGCTTCTATGCCAGCCAAGGGGCCATCGGGTGCCGTCCAGGTCAGCCAGGCCGATGCGATATGCTCGGGCGTACGAAGTGGCGTCTTGCCAACCCATCCGGAATTGTCGCGACTGTAGCTGACATCCTGATAGGTATAGCCGGCAATAACCTCAAACTGATCGGTGAGGCTGGCGCGGGCTTCCAGTTCGAACCCCATCGAGGCAATCTCTCCAGCCTGGATGCTGAATGCCGGATTGGCAGGGTCCGTGGTCAGCGTATTGGCCTGGGTAAGGTGAAACAGCGATGCCGAGAGCAGACCATTCCAGCCATCGGGCTGATACTTGATGCCAACCTCGTATAGCTCGCCACGGGTCGGTTCGAAGGGCAGGCCGCTCGCCGAAAGCTGGTTGAGCGGTTGAAACGATTGGGCATAGTTGAAATAGGGCGCGATGCCGTTGTCGAAGCGGTACAGAAGTCCGCCGCGGAAGGTTGTCGCTTCGTCGTTCTGGGTGAAGCCGCCACCCATGAGATGGTCGACGGTTTCGATGCTGGACCAATCATGTCGAACGACCAGCGTAGCGTGCCAGTTGCCAAGCGTCATCTGATCCTGGACGTAAAGGCCAAACTGCTTTGAAATCACTGAATTGTCCATGAAAATCATGGGTAAATCGACGATCGGCGCGCCATATGTAGGCGCGAAAATGTCCAGTGGAGGTGCGTAGCCCTGACCATAGTCTCCGCGCCCGCTGAAATACTCATAGCCTGCTCCGACAAGCACATCATGCTCTATCGGGCCTGTGTTCAAATGACCCGAAATGCTGTGATCCATGTCGAAGGTATCGAAGCGATCGCTCGAAACTTCGGCGGCACGATCGACCGTGCGCATGTCAGCCTGCAGGCCTGAAAGCACTACACGGGCGATATCCATGTCGACACGGCCATATCGGGCGCGGGAACTCACCGACCAATCCTGGTTGAACGCATGATCAAACTGATAGCCAAACGTAACCTGGTCGCGTGCCGTTCTATTGTAGCCCGGCTCCCCGACATAGGCATCGATGGGAAGCCACCCATTGGGATTTGGAAAGAGCGTCCCGAAAGCCGGAAGCGATGAGAACGTCCCACTTCTTGGATCATGCTGTACGCGGGCCATGAGGGTCAACGACGTCTCGGCACTGGGTTGCCAGGTGACGGATGGCGCGATGGCGAAGCGGTCTGCGGTCGTTCCCTGTCCCTGCCCGGCTGTGGTATGAAGCGTGGCCGCCAGCCGGTAGAGGAGAGTCTGATCGGCGGCCGAACCGCCCAAGTCGACCGAGACACGGCCGTGATTGCCCGTTCCTCCAGCAAGTTCGACCAGTCGAAGCGCTTCGCCCGTTGGCAGCTTGCTCGACAGCGCCACGATGCCGCCGGGGTTTGCATTGCCGTAAAGCACCGAGGAAGGTCCTTTCAGCACTTCGACGCGCTCGAGCAGGAACGGGTCAACCTGCTGTGTCGCGAAGAATACCCCGCCACGCAGACGCAGCCCATCCAGGAAGGTGTCGCTAAGGCCGGTCGACGCATTGTTGAAGCCACGGATCGACAACTGGTCGATGCCCGTGACGCCTCCCCAAAGCTCAGCCGCGACGCCGGGCGTGTAGCGCAGCGCCTGATTGACCGTCTCGACATTTTGCCGGTCCATCTGCTGACGCGTAACCACCGATATCGACTGAGGTGTGAGGGCGACCGGTGTTGCTGTCTTTGTTGCGGTGCGACTTTGGTTGGCGATGATCCCTTCGCCCGGTCCTTCTGCTTCGATCCCGTCGATGACCAGTTGTTCCAGCAGCGTCACTGACTGCAATTGCTGCGCCAGCGTCTATCCACTCGATGTGCCCAGCGCGGCTACAATGACTGCGGTGATGGTCTTCATGATACGGCCCCAGCTATTCAGTTGGGACCGGTCATACGACCGGCTGGCTGTGCCAGGCTATCGCCCCGGCTTGTGCCGGACAGTATAAAACTTGTGCTTTTTGATCAGGATTTCTGTCGATCGGTACTCGGTGGATGGCCGAAATGCTGACGGTAGGCAGTCGTAAAATTGGCGGGATCGTTATATCCCATCCTGTAGGCTATTTCCGATATCTGCAGATCAGATTGGTTCAGCAGGATACGCGCGACCTCCAGGCGGCGATGAATCGCATAACGCAGGATGGTCATATCAAACGTCTGACGAAAAGCTCGGCGCAGCGTTGTGTCATTGGTTCCCAGCATGCGCGCCAGCGCATTGATAGTGGGTGGGCTGGAGAGATTGCGATCAAGAATTTCCCGCGTGGCATGCGCGAGATCGCGATGCGAGCGGCTACCACCAACACGTGGCCTGTCAACAGGTGACAAGGTTGAAAGCGCTACGATCGCCGAGAGAGCCTGACTTTCTCGGTACATCGCCGCTATCGACCCATGAAACGGGTTAATCGTCATGGCTTTCAGGATGTATGTCAAAGCGTGATCAACCGGTATTTCCCGACGGCTGATACCGGGCCGCATGAGGTCGGCTATGACCGACATACGGCCATCATCTGCCTCAAGACAAAACTCTGACCCTATCAGCAGTGAAACACTTCGGATCCGACAGCCTCGCGGCTGGTACGTTCTTGTCCTGACCGTTTCTCCATACCCAATAAGGATCGGTGTGGCGGTGGTACCAATCTCGGTTTCCTGCCCATCGACATCGCTGATCCATCTTCCCTCGTGCAAGAGCGTAAGGCAGAGCCCTGGGCTTTGTGCTACGTCTGCGTGGAATTCCTGTGTCGTCTCAAAACTGCTCTCAAAGACCTGAACGTAAGGTCGCACCGAATGAGCGACGAATCGTCCGTAGCCAAATGGGTCACTTACGACGAACTTATGTGACGCCTCAGTGAGCAGATCGCCTAGCGAGATGAACTCGTCTGCGCTTTCGCCCAGCCCGGTATCTCGGTAGGGGGACCAGCTTTTCATAGAGCACCGTTTACTTGATAAACAAACTCATCTTAACCGTATTTTGCTTCGGATGAAAACTCACAACGAGTGCTCATGCAGGGTCAGGCACTCCCAATCTTCCAGTTTGCTGCCCGCGTGCGATGCCCCCAAAGGCTGGCATAAAGACCGTCCTCTTCGAGCAGCGACGTGTGATCGCCCTGCTCGATGATGGCAC includes these proteins:
- a CDS encoding AraC family transcriptional regulator; this encodes MRQDVTNPGTLLFAMPMEQALHGLPTTGGDTAVAVINRVSVSLPELGRQPAQLSAAERNRVYLARNKLLVDMRAPPPMLVLARYVGTNVRRLTEQFRAVFGLSPFAYLKRYRLERALDLLLLGNKPIAEIEAEVGYRPAHLSTAFRSHFGCAPRTCRPNRRVGTELSKVLLPAQSHAGPPLKSE
- a CDS encoding TonB-dependent siderophore receptor; the protein is MTLLEQLVIDGIEAEGPGEGIIANQSRTATKTATPVALTPQSISVVTRQQMDRQNVETVNQALRYTPGVAAELWGGVTGIDQLSIRGFNNASTGLSDTFLDGLRLRGGVFFATQQVDPFLLERVEVLKGPSSVLYGNANPGGIVALSSKLPTGEALRLVELAGGTGNHGRVSVDLGGSAADQTLLYRLAATLHTTAGQGQGTTADRFAIAPSVTWQPSAETSLTLMARVQHDPRSGTFSSLPAFGTLFPNPNGWLPIDAYVGEPGYNRTARDQVTFGYQFDHAFNQDWSVSSRARYGRVDMDIARVVLSGLQADMRTVDRAAEVSSDRFDTFDMDHSISGHLNTGPIEHDVLVGAGYEYFSGRGDYGQGYAPPLDIFAPTYGAPIVDLPMIFMDNSVISKQFGLYVQDQMTLGNWHATLVVRHDWSSIETVDHLMGGGFTQNDEATTFRGGLLYRFDNGIAPYFNYAQSFQPLNQLSASGLPFEPTRGELYEVGIKYQPDGWNGLLSASLFHLTQANTLTTDPANPAFSIQAGEIASMGFELEARASLTDQFEVIAGYTYQDVSYSRDNSGWVGKTPLRTPEHIASAWLTWTAPDGPLAGIEAGVGVRYSGGTLGGTMDDQFETGSYALVDASLNYDFGDTNPNLEGLNLQLNAHNLFDNRHVAACYDATTGCFYGSGRSLTAKVSNKF
- a CDS encoding AraC family transcriptional regulator codes for the protein MSVIADLMRPGISRREIPVDHALTYILKAMTINPFHGSIAAMYRESQALSAIVALSTLSPVDRPRVGGSRSHRDLAHATREILDRNLSSPPTINALARMLGTNDTTLRRAFRQTFDMTILRYAIHRRLEVARILLNQSDLQISEIAYRMGYNDPANFTTAYRQHFGHPPSTDRQKS